In Leptolyngbya sp. O-77, the genomic window AATCGTTTGCATCACGGTCTTGCTGAGATCCAGCGCCTCAGCCTGGTTTTGCTCAAAATAGCCGGGGATCACGTTGTGGTCGCCGAGGGACACTTTGCCATCGGTGGGCTGCTCCATGCCCATGATCAGCCGCAGCAACGTGGACTTGCCGCAGCCGTTGGGCCCCAGAAACGCAATGCGATCGCCCCGCTCGATCAGCAGGTTTGCGCCCAAAAACAAAATTTTGTCTTCGTAGGTGTGGGTCAAGTCCTGGATCATCACCACTTCGCGGCCACTGCGGGGGGCGTCGGGAAATCGAAACTGGAGCGTCCGCACGCTGCCCGTCGGCGCTTCGATCCGCTCGATTTTTTCAAGCTGCTTTTCGCGGCTTTTGGCCTGGGTGCTGCGGGTGGCGCTGGCGCGAAACCGATCGACAAAGGCCTGCTGCTTCTCCAGTTCCTTTTGCTGTCGCTCGTAGGCAGAGAGTTGCGCCATCTGGGCTTCTTCTTTTTGCTGGAGATAGGCAGTGTAGTTGCCCAGGTAGGTGGTGGACACGCCGCGCTCGGTTTCTACAATCTGCGTGCAGAGGCGATCGAGAAACTCCCGGTCGTGGGAGACGATCACCATCGGCGTGGTCAGCCCTTTGAGATAGGTTTCCAGCCACTCGATGGTTTCCAGGTCGAGGTGGTTGGTCGGCTCGTCCAGCAGCAGCAAATCGGGCGATTGCAGCAGGATTTTGCCGAGGCTCATCCGCATTTGCCAGCCGCCGCTGAAGGCGCTGACGGGGCGATCGCCATCTTCGGCAGTAAAGCCCATTTCCGGCAGGATTTTTTCAATCTTGGCTTCTAGCCCGTAGCCGTCCATCGCTTCAAACTTGCGCTGGAGCCGATCAAGCTGGTGGATCAGGTCGTCCAGTTCCTCTGGCGAGGCGGTCTGCATCTGGTGCTGCACGTCTGCCAGCCGTTCATGAATCTGATTCACTTCGGCAAAGGCCCGCCAAAACTCGTCGCGCACCGTGCGGTTCGGATCGACCTCAAATTCCTGGGTCAGGTAGGCAATGTGCAGACTGGCGGGGCGAATGATTTCCCCAGTCGTTGGCTCCATTTCGCCTGCGATGATCTTGAGCTGGGTGGATTTGCCCGCGCCGTTGACCCCTACCAACCCGACGCGATCGCCCGGTTTCACTTCCCAGTTGATATCCTTCAGGACTTCGCCCGTAGGATAGATTTTGCTGATGTGTTCCAAACGCAGCATGGGTGACCTTGTGATAGGAGCGCGGTGATAGGAGCGCGATGAACCTGGCCAACACTCATCCGTTACAGTCGGTCATGAATTCGTGTAAAGCTCTCCATAATCTTAAGCATTTTTTAAGCATTATGGTTCGCTCTGCCCAGAAGGTTGGAGCAGCGACCAGAGAGTCGTCCTGAGAAAGATGCGAGAAAGATGCAGCCGTAGCGTTTGCCCGTCACCAAATCTTTTCGAGACGCAGCACAAACCCCGGCAGCACAGGGTCACCCCTGAGCGTTTCTGGATTTTCCAAGACCTGTACCGGGCGATCGCGCTGATACACATACACCGTGCGACCAGGGCGATCGATCAGCCAGCCCAGGCTTGCGCCGTTGTCGAGATACTCCTGCATCTTGTCTTGCAGCAGGTTGAGGCGATCGCTCGCAGACCGCAACTCCACCACAAAATCAGGGCAAATCGGGGCAAAGGAGGCCTGTTGTTCGCCCCTCAGCGCGTTCCAGCGATCTAGCCGAATCCACGCCGCATCGGGCGATCGAATAGCTCCATTGGGCAGCGTAAACCCCGTACTGGAATCAAAGCATTCTCCCAATTCTGTCTCGTCATTCCAGTTGCAAAGCTGCTGGCTGATTTTGGCGTTTCGGTTTCCACTATCAGAAAACGTGGGGGGCATAATCATTACGACTCCGGTGGCGCTGCGCTCGATTCGCAGGTCGGGGTTGGCACGGCATAGCTCATGAAACTGCTCCAGACCTAGCGACATCTGAGCAGGCAACTCCACGGTCAGCGGTGTCAGTTCAGCGTGAATGCGGAGCGTCGTCATAGGGTACTCATGGGGTACTCATGGAGTTCTCTGGGTTTCGGCGGAAAGCGGACGGTTGAGGCCATTGTAGTGCGACTGTAGTGCAACAGCAGAGCCAGGGTCAGAACCCCAAATCCATCCCAACTTCTCCAGTTAGAATCCCCAATCCAAAATCCAAAATCCCCCCAAGCCATCACCCAGAGTTATCGTTGGTCAATACTAGAGATGAGAGGTCTGGACGGCTGGGCGTTGCTCGCTTCTAAGCTAGCTTCCCCAACCAGGGTTTTCAGTTCCACCAGCAATTGCTCCTCTTCGCGGTGCAGTTCCGTCAGCCGGGTGAGAATCTGGTCAAGCCGCTGGGTAGAGTTGTCTGAGTCGGCGTTGCTGGAGGGTCGGGTCGAAGAAGAGTGTGACAGCCTCTTTGCAAGCTGGAATCCGCCGCCAAAAATAGACGCAAATAGCCACAGCGGCATCTGAAACAGCCGCAGCCAGAGGTTTTCTGTGAGTCGCCCGATCGCGCCGAAGAGACCCACCAGCAGGGCGATCGCCCCGATGACCAGTCCCAGGGTCCACAGGGGATGTGTTACCAGCCATTGCGCGATTGGGTGTGCGACTAGCCAGGTTTGCAGTGGGGTGCTGAGGGATTTCAAAAGGCGATCGCCCAGTCCATCCAGCAGGGATTGTCCAAACGGGTTCATGAGAAATTAGGGGGAGAGATCCAGACAGCGCAGGCGGCAAACGGCATCGCAAAAGACACCTGCATAACGTGCATAATCAGAGTCTTCACGATAACCGCAAATTTCTAACCCCTGACCCCGCTGCCCAAAATCCCCAAGCCTAACCCCGCCCCGGCGCGGCCAGGTTGCGGAAGCGGGTAAACTGTGGCTCAAACAGCAGCTTCACTGTGCCCACCGGGCCGTTGCGATGCTTGGTGATGATAATTTCAGAAATGCCGCGATCGGGTGTGTCGGGGTTATAGTATTCGTCGCGATACAGCATGAT contains:
- a CDS encoding ABC-F family ATP-binding cassette domain-containing protein, whose protein sequence is MLRLEHISKIYPTGEVLKDINWEVKPGDRVGLVGVNGAGKSTQLKIIAGEMEPTTGEIIRPASLHIAYLTQEFEVDPNRTVRDEFWRAFAEVNQIHERLADVQHQMQTASPEELDDLIHQLDRLQRKFEAMDGYGLEAKIEKILPEMGFTAEDGDRPVSAFSGGWQMRMSLGKILLQSPDLLLLDEPTNHLDLETIEWLETYLKGLTTPMVIVSHDREFLDRLCTQIVETERGVSTTYLGNYTAYLQQKEEAQMAQLSAYERQQKELEKQQAFVDRFRASATRSTQAKSREKQLEKIERIEAPTGSVRTLQFRFPDAPRSGREVVMIQDLTHTYEDKILFLGANLLIERGDRIAFLGPNGCGKSTLLRLIMGMEQPTDGKVSLGDHNVIPGYFEQNQAEALDLSKTVMQTIHDEVPDWTNEEVRTLLGRFLFSKDMVFKKVEALSGGEKARLALAKMLLRPVNLMILDEPTNHLDIPAKEMLEEAIQNYDGTLIVVSHDRYFISQVATKIVEVRDGELRLYRGDYHYYLEKVAEERERAKLEAIAAEKAAKAAAKRDKQKQKMKAKKESS
- a CDS encoding Uma2 family endonuclease; the encoded protein is MTTLRIHAELTPLTVELPAQMSLGLEQFHELCRANPDLRIERSATGVVMIMPPTFSDSGNRNAKISQQLCNWNDETELGECFDSSTGFTLPNGAIRSPDAAWIRLDRWNALRGEQQASFAPICPDFVVELRSASDRLNLLQDKMQEYLDNGASLGWLIDRPGRTVYVYQRDRPVQVLENPETLRGDPVLPGFVLRLEKIW